From the genome of Labeo rohita strain BAU-BD-2019 chromosome 12, IGBB_LRoh.1.0, whole genome shotgun sequence:
CAATTATTGAGAAAATACTGTCTGGAAAAATAGTTTCTCATCAACACCTTAAccagtttttcttttcttttcatgtgACTTGACAGAATACCAATTACATTTATCATATGAGCAGTTTGATACTTTGTGCATCTGCTATTGTTCAGAAAGAAATGCTATATAATGACTACTGTCAGTGGCACTTAAGTGGTATATAGTTTGAACACACCTTATACACACAAGGATGATAACATGCAAAAGAAATCAATCCAATCAATTTGGTGACGTTACTAACTCGTTGTCTGTGAAGTGGCTGTGTGAACACAGGCATCTGACAGCAACCAACTTCACGTTGTTGTGAAAGTCAGCAGAATACATTACTCagtaactattttttttccaatactaaacactgttaaaaaactgCTAATAGAACAGAACAATCTCGTCCTTGcattagaaaagaaaacaaaataaacacttagAATGACTGATGACCCTTTAAAACATGACGCATATTTGACACACATCAGATCTACTCTCGTCTTTACGGTCGGGTAAGTTAAGACCTTTTTTTTATACTCATTTTAGATTGTGTTTACGAGGTCACTCGTCAACAATGGTCATTTTGACATAATGTCGTGTGCATTTGTccattagtgatgggaagttcggatcattttaccgactcggacctttgagtctcgttcagcaaaatgaacgaatcttttttcgagtcatttcgttcattttagcaaaatataattaaaatgttacctgttacctccctaacacatctactgcttacgcaaacgttgatcacacttcagacaaaacaaaactataatgctataagaaacagaaaggattaattcattgtttacctgggtctttagtctatgattcgctcacctcgcctcttatttgacaagttttcgggtttgagtcgttcgttcatcacctgaCAGCCCAATTTGCTgaccaacgcagtctgagccggaaaaagaattgattagttcatctctcgagtcttcgggtttgagtcgttcgttcatcacgtgacagccccataagcaacctatgcagtctgagccgggaACAGAATTGATTAGTtaatctctcgagtcttcgggttcgagtcgttcattcatcacgtgacagccccattaggtgaacgaacgactctaaaaacTCGAAGattcgaaacaggtgaactaattccagtacagaacctaataggatgttgcgcatgcgcgactgaacgaatcactcccccgagacgactcgttcgtcccgagtcacattaaagattcgttcaaaatgaacgaatcgttcaagaacgacccatcactattGTCCATTAGAGTGCGAAAGACTAACGAGCTAACGTACCAACGTACCGACAGGCTGACCTGAAGCGGTATTCTGGCGCGGCTGCCGCGCGTCGGATGCCTGTGTTTACACATTCGCTTCACAAACAGCTTGTTAGTAACGTTACCGAATTAATTTCTGTTTGCATTTTATCATCGGTGTGTGTGAAACAAGACAATAAAAGGTCTAAACTTACCTAATTTGGCAGGAAACTCTAGAGGAAGATGTGTGACGATATGCAGTGAATGTTGAGTGCAACGGCTCCAACGTTCATTTGCCAAACAAGCCAGACAGCAACTAAGTTTACGTTACGTAAACACGCTATGTGACATTTAACAACATATTATTTACGACGAAGAGTAAAAACGGGTTTCCCAAATTCGAAAGCCAACATTAAAGTTAAACTTTGACCGAGAAACTCTCCGGGTCTTCTCTTCACTATTTTCGCGCCGATAAGCCACCGAGGTTCTTGTTCCCACAATGCAAAGCGTAATTCAAAAATACGGAAAAATACCTGTAAAAACCAAATACGGAAattcctttttaatttaaattattacggtatattgtactgtatttttacggatttttttttttttttttacagtgtacagtttTCTAATACTCtgcatattattataattgcatttaaaagtagtttttttgttttgttttgttttttccaaatGTGTTGTGTTTACCGCACTTGGTTTAGATTTTGTTCGTTTGACCAGATCCTCAAGCAAAATGTCCAACTGATAACCTGAagattacaagtttatatctattAAGTCCTTGAGCAAGAAACTTCACCGCACCTTACTCcaagtgaaaaaataataatctgcatgggcataaaaaaattataacagaTTCTGATTTTGCTTCTAGacatttaatgaattaaaaaacaatcatCTTGTTTATAGCATGATCACATGAGCACATTCTGCAACTGCTTTAATGACACAAGAAATTCCATTCAAGCATTGGAAAAACTTGCTTCTTGCACTACCCATGTATgtcataaatcataaatgtaGGTCTTCCTGTAAATCCAGATTAGCAGTAAAATGactttgcttaataataaattaaaatagaataaaatagataaaatgaaaCACAGAATTAGACATTATGTGTATGGTTTTATGCGTAGAGTACAGTTGAGTGCTGTTGTGTATATGAATGAtgagaactgaaaaaaaaatctcttaaagTACAAGGACAAAAGAGGAATTATGGCATGAATGGGTTATTGAGGTGAACACAACGTTGACGGATCATCTTGAAGTTCCACTGAAACAAATAATGCATAACCTGACACTTCTTGTTTCACtgtttatagtgtataatgatttaaatgcagtacagtatttttgttttgtttgcaaaaaaacatCCAAATATGCGGCAAAActacattacaaaacaaatgcatttttgcataaaagttCTCACTGTTTTCACTCACAACTTTGccaggttgcatttatttttaaagacaaCATGAGAGAAAGCCTAAATTAATAGGTATACTTATTACTGGCTCATGAATAAGAATACAAAGAGTTTTAAACATAGAACAATTTAGAACAATTGGTTTGAGACCTATACACCTATGAAGAGGGAATCTAAAGTATGATGTGTGATCAATCGTAAACATGAAATATGTCAGATATGTATGAAAAAATAgacttttttaatgcattaatcaCTTTTGTTACTGTCAAACCACATCAAAGGACCCACGGATACGGAAGTACTGCCATGGAAGTCCAGAGATCTACGCTCTCTATGGTGGTGTTCAGAGCCACAGTGCTAAAAGTAACAACACAGGACGTTCAGGTCAATGTCATCAAATAATTATCATCTTTGTCATAAACATCATCAACAGAAGACAGCCACAAGTATACATTATGTGTAAGTGTACACCCATAAGAAATATCTGAGACATTTGATGTTGTGACAGGATTAGTACACTCACCACTGAGCAATGATCGTCTGTCAGAAGGCAAAGGTGAATAGCGCAGTGTAGGTAAACCTTGGTGGAGTTTGCAGTGAAGATAAACATGCTGAAGCAGAAACGGCTGGATGTGGAAACACCATTCTGCAGAAGCTCAACTTCGTCATTTGGACTGAGACACCTGAGGATATTCAGAATGATTCAGAAAGCAATCTGAGATAGAAACACAAAATACCCTGTTTTTCAAATCTAAAAGAGGTTTTGCTATGTGTTTAATGTCTACATAGTTtttataagataaaaaatatgaacaatAAAGAAATCTGTGGGGAAAAAATTTCCttggtttttgttttcagtgtttcCAGTGTCGAGaaatttaaaactgaatttaaaacaaatgtgaaaattttaataacatttattttggttaatttatataaatcaaCTGTAAGTTGTTGCTTTAAATACACGTTATCATGAAAACTGTGAAAATTAATTCAtgtacaacaaataaaatatgttttttaaaaacttaaaaatgtatttagacttacatatttatttaaaaataaataaaatagaacaattaaaataaataaaaaaatataacatttgaaataaaattattacatttaattaaatttaatttaatacagcTTACATGTCAGTGATAAGGTCCCAGTGGAGAGGGTAATGAGGATCACTCACAGGTGTAGCCCAACATGTGTCAATCACTGATGCAAACTGACGGCTGTCAACCCCATCAACACGAACttccacaaaaatgtgtttgttcagCTCTGCGTTCACACTACCAGTAAAAGGGTGGGCAAATTCAGCATCCTGATATGGAATCATCCTGACCTGATACATCCCTTGACCAGCAGGAAGGTTCATGTGCACAGAACTGTTGAAATAACAGACAAACAATCATCAATTTAAAGACTCCtggttttatttatgcatttagaatTATGTATTCTTAATAACAGGTGAGCCTCACCTCTCCAGAGGGTTGATGTCCATGGAGAGAGTTTGGGTTTGTGAGTACACACAGCTGAAAGGAAGCTTCAGAATTCTTTCCCTGCTGATGAGATGCCCAACTGAGTTTGGATCCCCGACAATAAAGTTCTCACAGATGAAATGAGTGCCATTGGCCTGTAAAGATATATTATTTGAATACTGGGACTTTTTAAACTATGATTTAATGTTGTCTTGATCATTCGAGAATGTAAAGTATATAATACATCCTACCATAAGATTTGTACCACAGACATGGTCATTGTTATCAAAGTAGAACTCCACTCTGCCATTCCGAACTGTTCCTCTGCAACTGGGGTCATTGAGGTGTAAGATGTCAGAAGAAAAACCAGCCTCAAAAAGCTGACAGCGAGACACAGACATGGAGCCAGAGCTGCTTTCACAGGTTTCAGTGAAATCTAAGAGAGAAAACATTCGAGAAATGtcagaaacaaaaaatataatcattAAAACTACATTGAAATGTAGTTGTGGAATGAGTCCAACCAAATGAGCCATGCTGAGATCCGTGATGGTTTTCCTTGCAGGAACAGCTGTAAACACCATGTTTCTCTTCACACTGTTCATTCTCAGTGCAGCTGAGCTCATGACAGGGATCTCCTACAGTTCAGAGGAGAACAACAGGTTTAAAGACAAAAGCTAGAGCAAACCTTAAGTTTGTTTTAGTGATGTTTGATGGCatgtttttatacttttctcAAGCTCTTACTACTTATAGTACCATGACAAGCTGAAATCATATCAATATaagacataaaatatattaccaCTGGATTCTGTGACTGGAATTGCCTCTGTTGTGTACGCTGATGTCTGGGTAAGGTCTAAGATGAATAATTATACAATACTGtcaatttctttaatttatttttttacattatatattaaaatgaacactacCTGCACAGTAAGCTGCACACAATAGTGGCATTTTGACTTTGACCAGAATGTTTTTGAGTGCTGAGTGCATTAAATGTATTGCAGATGAAAtacattcactaaaataaatgcttagactgttgaatgtaaaaaaaaaaaaaaaaaaagaaaaaaaaaacagcaaaactgaTCACAGGTTAATTTGAGCATTTTGCGAATTCAAAAACCTGATAAAGTACCTTGAGCAGCAAATTGTTTTGaaagaatatattttactttttgaatgaaaatgtgGGATTGAAGAAGGACTGAAGGACTGTTTCACGATGAAGGAGAACCCATGCAGAATAAAAATAGCCTACCTGTTGTTTGTCCTTCAATTCTTTCACCTGTAAATACAAAAGCTTCATGTCAGTTTTCTTCACTCTAGGTCAATCATCTTGTCAGTTCACTTATTTTTGTGACAGATTCTTGGCCACAtgtctgcatttttttaatgtgaaactTACTATTATTCAGCAGCAGTAGTGTCACGCAAAATGAGATTAGAAACCTCATTGTTGCAAACTGCTCATGAAGACGTCAAACcgatctgtaaaaacaattttcttGAAAATATAACACTGTCAAGGTTAAACGTGATATTCTAAATGCTAAACTAAAGTTTGGAGGAGCTTTGATCTAATCCTGGCAATCAAAACACATGCATATCTGCAGTGCAAACCCTTACTGATAATATCtttatcataaataaaaatctgttacTTAACATATGTTCATATCCACATATGAACATTTCAACTTATTAAATATGCAAACCTCTCAGTGGCGATAAAACTATATTATCAAACTATAAGCATGATAGTATCAAGACACTGATTACTATTTTGCTGTACATATAAATTATGCCAATAAATATGTGAACTTGTTTTGTTATTCTCCCTAACTATTTTGTTTGTGCTATTTAGAAGACGACTTCTTAACGCAGATATAATTGTATTCTTAGCATATGTTTATAAAATCTAACTTTACTGCAATAATAACAGAATCAACCATTTTATCAGttaggaagaaaaaaaacaatattgcaaaataacACTTGTAATTTAAACTGTTGTaatagatttaatcaaaagcaGATGACTGAAATAGTTGGAGCTAGGAGTTATTTTTTAGCAATACTTTAAACCACTTTTCTTTCTTATACATACTAGGGATGAGCGAGTACagcattatctgtatctgtatctgtatctgttaaccatatgaattatctgtatctgtatctgtactcggagtgggcggggcctaacccggaagtgggtgggatttaacctggaagtgggtcatgttgtattgaaatgggcggggctttaaccggtatgttattttaagcatgcaattgatatgggttgatcagaaattgttatatttattgctgattagaaaactatttacatgacagcatcagcattgagcttcagatcagtggttttgatcatgataacaaacgaactatatacagaataagttttgcaacaatgaatacaacacatgcggttgcaattatgaagtaaaatgtaatgaacaagagttttcatttcaacataactttctttttttttaaccttgagcagtgtggtttttttatttatttatttatttatgaaatacagaaagaaagtgtCAGACACTCAGTGCGTGAAGTAAAAAAACTGGTCAGAGCCAGCTGacggtttaaaaaagaaaataaattctcCGACAGGCAGAGACGCGAGTCGCTTTTACCAAGCACCACGTCTGAACAAACCCCACGTTTACCAAAACTCTACTGGctgttctcttctcttctcagtgttctgtgtgtgtgtgtgagcagagcgggacacagcaacacaataaatctgtatgtgttagtgatgcgcggatggcggttatatccgcgggcGCTGCGGACAATCCGCGGGTCGggtgggtcgggtaataaaaaattgcattctgattatttgcgggtggttcgcgggtggatgagaaaaatcaataatgacgcaaatattaactgtattttctaacatatgttttaaatactcgAGTAGGTTAATATGCAGTGGTGTGTATAACCCGCGTAtacccatttctttatcagtcggctctgcgcacccacttctaaatcccctctgatgcgcatcattcagtagtgtcctgcattagccaaaatcatgacaggccaccatttgtaactaaatcgtatgtgaataaatgcaaatattcgctcaaaacacCCAGCAAAGACGGTAAGGACCCtagcgccggcttcctttgaaatatgttttatcattGCACCTGatgcgcctgatgcgcccgcgcccgcgccgtccgcgccagcaccacatttgctgcctgttcatacgcgagAGCATGTCAAGAGAGGCACgccgagtattaaaataaaaattattattgattactaatttgaatcagtacattataccGAAAACAATACGTCACGTCCAGAtatcagttaacgttattctttttagcgtggatttggcttaaaagcacgagtgattaagcttataagtgttcatcacattcatcatatcatcatgcaaaactaagaattagaataattgtaaatgacgatcgggtgcgggtcgggtgcggttatctaaatcagagaaaaatacaggtgcGGGTGGGTGGAGGGCGGATCATTTATTTGGAGCTGCGGATTCCGgctcatccgcgcatctctagTATGTGTGTAGGTTAATTTGAGCATTTTGCCAAAAACCTGATGTACCTTGAGCAGCAAATTGTTTTGaaagaatatattttactttttgaatgaaaatgtgGGATTGAAGAAGGACTGAAGGACTGTTTCACGATGAAGGAGAACCCATGCAGAATAAAAATAGCCTACCTGTTGTTTGTCCTTCAATTCTTTCACCTGTAAATACAAAAGCTTCATGTCAGTTTTCTTCACTCTAGGTCAATCATCTTGTCAGTTCACTTATTTTTGTGACAGATTCTTGGCCACAtgtctgcatttttttaatgtgaaactTACTATTATTCAGCAGCAGTAGTGTCACGCAAAATGAGATTAGAAACCTCATTGTTGCAAACTGCTCATGAAGACGTCAAACcgatctgtaaaaacaattttcttGAAAATATAACACTGTCAAGGTTAAACGTGATATTCTAAATGCTAAACTAAAGTTTGGAGGAGCTTTGATCTAATCCTGGCAATCAAAACACATGCATATCTGCAGTGCAAACCCTTACTGATAATATCtttatcataaataaaaatctgttacTTAACATATGTTCATATCCACATATGAACATTTCAACTTATTAAATATGCAAACCTCTCAGTGGCGATAAAACTATATTATCAAACTATAAGCATGATAGTATCAAGACACTGATTACTATTTTGCTGTACATATAAATTATGCCAATAAATATGTGAACTTGTTTTGTTATTCTCCCTAACTATTTTGTTTGTGCTATTTAGAAGACGACTTCTTAACGCAGATATAATTGTATTCTTAGCATATGTTTATAAAATCTAACTTTACTGCAATAATAACAGAATCAACCATTTTATCAGttaggaagaaaaaaaacaatattgcaaaataacACTTGTAATTTAAACTGTTGTaatagatttaatcaaaagcaGATGACTGAAATAGTTGGAGCTAGGAGTTATTTTTTAGCAATACTTTAAACCACTTTTCTTTCTTATACATACCATAAATTCTCCTCACACAACAGTATGTCATGGTATGGTATGTGTTTTGACAGATTATTCAGTCTATAAATGAACCTCTTTAAGTTTAGATAATGAAGACTTTCGAAttcctttgattttttttaaagtcaaaattttaaagTATCATAGTTTACAGTCTTGAGAGTTTACAGTCTTAAACTTTTATGTTGGAGTTTTTAAATAGGATGTATGTGCTTGCAAGAGGATGCATGATCACTTTGTTTACTAAATCTATACTTAAGacaatttatttcacaattaagCTTTGTTTTTTCTATTCTAAAAATAGGCATGTATTGTTTGTAATGTAGTCCTATTTTCCTTTATTTCTTAGCAGCTGCTATTTTTATGGCAATGTTACGGTTTACATTCATTCAATGAGCAAACGtatttatccaaagcaacttacaaatcGCAGGCAAATTAAATTGGGATCAAACAATATGCATAGGacacaatgtcaaatttaacaTGACTTTGAAGTATAAGCAAGCTTAATACACAGGCTTTCAATAGAATATACTGTATGACAAAACAATACCAGATATTGAAATGCCTCTGTCAAGCAAATTCAAATAGGCAAATGTGTAAAGAATCAGTGGCTCTTCATGTTACTGTTAACAAATGAGTGtgtaaaatgattaaatcaTTAAGTCAATTAATTCAAATtgcatcagtttttttttagtttaagtttcacacatacacataaacatACAGCAATGACAAATGTCACTAAAAACAAAGAGCAAATCAGTTTATTGTGATTTGTTAAATCTcattatttaatatactttatcctcacatttataaaacattttaaaggttgtGATTTTCTACATAATCAAAGAACACATTTATAGAAAGCTTGATTTCAGTTTGGCATCAGTAGCACGTTCATCGGGAAAGAGATAAGAAAGAGATTAAACTTGATGTGTAAAACATTAGGGTAATTCACTGTGGAAATATTCTAGAAGAATATCAGGACACTCATCAGAGAAATAAGCAAAATAGAACCCAGCAGACATGGAGACCTGGATGCTAGCACTTGGCGTGGCACCAGCACATCTGTGAACAGAAGTTACACAGCAGTCAGCTGAGTGATTGTGCAAGCAGAACTTCAAGAGTGCTGATATTTACACTGTTTAACAgctctttttactttttgtaaaaATTCATATGCATCCACTGTGTTCCAGACCAGAGTATGTGAGGGTTGTGTTATTACAACACTCTTGTTTACGTGATATTggtgatttaaaatatacataagcATATATAATTAGTTCTATAAGTCACCTTTGCTACTGTCAGACCACATCAAAGGACCCACAGATATGGAAGTACCATCATGGATGTCCACAGATCTCCTCTCTCTATGATGGTGTTCAGAGTCACAGTTCTAAATGACAGATGAAAACACAATTAATTTGTGTCTTCAGTATCATCAGAAATCAAAGATTTTGCTACCCTACTAGTGGATACTGTAACTGCTTTACACAATTGGAAGCAAACAGCACCTTTTTTCCAATTGACATCTGCTCAAAAATATctgtgcattttcattttttatttcaagaaaCTTGATACCATTTATTCATAACAACAACTATATTCATGTCCATAAGAAAAatctgaaacattttattacttaTGATTTAGTACACTCACCACTGAGCAGTGATTGTCAGTCAGAAGGCAAAGGTAAATACCGCAGTGTAGGTAAACCTTGGTGGAGTTTGCAGTGAAGATAAACATCTCGAAGGAGAAACGGTTGGATGTGGAAACACCATTTTGCAGCAACTCCACTGTATCGTCGTTTGGATTGGGACACCTGAGCATTTTGGaacagtataatataaatatatacaatctACTACTGTNNNNNNNNNNNNNNNNNNNNNNNNNNNNNNNNNNNNNNNNNNNNNNNNNNNNNNNNNNNNNNNNNNNNNNNNNNNNNNNNNNNNNNNNNNNNNNNNNNNNNNNNNNN
Proteins encoded in this window:
- the LOC127174566 gene encoding uromodulin, with amino-acid sequence FILDLTQTSAYTTEAIPVTESSGDPCHELSCTENEQCEEKHGVYSCSCKENHHGSQHGSFDFTETCESSSGSMSVSRCQLFEAGFSSDILHLNDPSCRGTVRNGRVEFYFDNNDHVCGTNLMANGTHFICENFIVGDPNSVGHLISRERILKLPFSCVYSQTQTLSMDINPLESSVHMNLPAGQGMYQVRMIPYQDAEFAHPFTGSVNAELNKHIFVEVRVDGVDSRQFASVIDTCWATPVSDPHYPLHWDLITDMCLSPNDEVELLQNGVSTSSRFCFSMFIFTANSTKVYLHCAIHLCLLTDDHCSVHCGSEHHHRERRSLDFHGSTSVSVGPLMWFDSNKSD
- the LOC127174567 gene encoding pancreatic secretory granule membrane major glycoprotein GP2-like, yielding MLRCPNPNDDTVELLQNGVSTSNRFSFEMFIFTANSTKVYLHCGIYLCLLTDNHCSVNCDSEHHHRERRSVDIHDGTSISVGPLMWSDSSKDVLVPRQVLASRSPCLLGSILLISLMSVLIFF